The Brachyspira sp. SAP_772 DNA window AATATGTATAAAATAAAATTTATAATAATTACATTCCTATTTATATTTAGTTTATGTAATGCCCAAAACAATAATAATACAAAAATAAAAATTACTATAAATAATCAAGTATTGGAAGGCGTTATATACGACACAGAATTATCAAAAGAGATAATGAATATATTTCCGCTTACAGTTTCTATGATAGGTTATGCAAACAGAGAATACTACGGTTCAATAGACTATAGACCAAAAAACATAACAAAAGGACAATTCAATTTTCAAAATGGAGATATAACATACTGTGCTAGAAATAATTCATTAGCAATATTTTATTCTCAGTCAGATAATCCTAATCTTACTATGGAAGTTATACCTATTGGTAAGATTACATCAGATTTAAAAGTTTTTCATAATTTATATAACAAYGGACAAAGAAGAGTTAATATAACTTTCAGTTTAGAAAATTAATTACAGTAAAGGAGTATATATGAAAAAATATATAATTATAATTTTTTGTTTGGCTTT harbors:
- a CDS encoding cyclophilin-like fold protein; this translates as MYKIKFIIITFLFIFSLCNAQNNNNTKIKITINNQVLEGVIYDTELSKEIMNIFPLTVSMIGYANREYYGSIDYRPKNITKGQFNFQNGDITYCARNNSLAIFYSQSDNPNLTMEVIPIGKITSDLKVFHNLYNNGQRRVNITFSLEN